AAGTGCTGAGCAGAGTTCAACAAGGCATCGGCCAAATGCTTCTTGTCCTCATTGAGTGACTGCACTTGGATCTCCAAATCTTCACCCATGGATGCCACGAGCATTGTTTTTAATTCTTTGTTTACCTGCAACAACCCAGACATCAAACAAAAGAGGGGAGgggtttgacgccaatgtctgtctatctgtggcATGTAGGCTAATggatggaccgattttgatgcggtttttttacgtaaaactgagtttccttgcggtggttcttagGTATGTTTGATAgcaatcgatccagcagtttaaattgaagagtatcagctcttttccaaaatgacgtaaggcatttttggcatgaAATGAATTTTTTTGGTATATAGCAtagggttttttatttattttaagacaaTGGCACTTACAACAAGACTAATACGTTACAATTACATAACAAACCAAGAACAAAAACCATCCCTCAACAATAAGTACAAGGAGAGAGGAAATTTTCAAAGAGTGGTTATCACTGCAAAAAAACactggtaaaaataataacatatgtGTCGTTTTGAAGCAAAAAGTGGTACcttaaaggtaccacattgtcgcttgcttTAAGGACGCTCTTGAcaggtttttcatataaagatactagcaatTTTCGTCTTTATGTACAATACCAAGAAAgtaagaataaaaatataagaaaatacCTGAACTTGCTGTTTCAACTGATCCTTTAAAGACTCATTCTCCTCTATCAGTTTGTCAATATTAGCCTGCATTTCAGCTTTCTCAGGGTTATGTTTATCAGGTTCCACTGCTGCAGGATCTACTGAACTAGACGATGTTAACTTTGGCCTAGGCTTAAACTCATTCAATTTTGTGTCCATTTGCGACATCTGGGATATAAGTACATTGATGTCCATGTTATTCTTAGATTTCTTAGACTTGGAAACTGTTTGAGGCACTATTGGCTTAACAGCCGCTGGGTAAGGCTCATAAGGAACAAATTTGGGGCTTTTGGAATTAAGTTGCCTTTTCTTTTCTGCTCTAACAACACTGGTGGGGTAGACCTGGATAAGTCGGCCTGGGAGAAGGGTCTCTTTGCCTGCAGTTCGAATGGTAGACTTCCCGGTAACTTTCTGCACTGCCTCAGTGGCAATTTCATCTGATTCCATGCCATCTCCTGCAGTCCGTGTTTTACTCATGATTTCTGTAAATGGTTTGAAGAATGTAAATAGGTACTAACAGAATAATTATACTAGTGTTCAAGGACACAACATGTttgtaaataacaaataaaaggaAACTATTTTCtgcaatttaaaattttctgaATATTTCTTGGACAGTTAACCAACTACTTAGGCAATCAAGAGTATCAagactattctattctatggaGGCCAAACATAATAACCTCTCTATTATCTCTGTAGCCATTTCCAGTAGCAATCACAGAAAGTGCTTAATTGAAGATAACAAACCAATGTCACAGAATTTAAGTAGgaatgccaaatttcagctcaatcagaAAGAAGGAATTGGAAGTAGGtcgattataatatttataatagacAAGTCCTGTAGGTATAGATGAAATGTAATAAGAGCTTGaaaaataggtataattataattcatCCTCATTATACATGTCGCACTGCCCCCACTGCTGCCTGCCCCTGCCAGCTATAGCCTGTGCCCCCTCTTTCATGAGGGTTAGACTATTATAAAAAAGCAGGACATTTACTCGAAACTCGAGTGGTTTACTTACTAGGATGGAAAGGAGTTAATTCGTCCATGGAGTAAGAAACAGTGACAGTggaaaaaatgatatttttaataCTTGGCTTACTTAATGGCTGTAAAACAAACGTCGTGGACGAAAAAAATATGATGATTCTacgattgaattgaatttagttataattaaacacAATATCCCATATCCACTATTCACTTCCACAACAACAAGATTTATACAAACTTATTATTTACTAGCAAATGAAACAAATATCGTCCtaaaatacatcgtctgtaaGGCTTTgttaagaaaagaaaaataggAAGTTACGTTTGTCAGCTGTCACAATCATGTCACATTGACACTCAATGCAACCAACTTAGGCTAACATCGTATGCTGTTTAAGTCAACCATTTGAACACTACTAAAAATTTGGTGTTGATACTAGAACGTGCTTTGTAAAAGGCCTAAACATaaaaagtagttatagacgcgccaccgagcgaccgggggtaagagaaagaaaattcatataaaattggggcagcataggattttttctatttcactcttataaatttcggtatttcgccattgcCTACctatgccacccggtcggtgataaggacaaagcatggcactattttctctttcctcttataggaatcgcaataaggctatctttctctatcaaagagtgtcaaaGGCCCTTGGCCACCCTTGGCCGAAACCACAGTCTGTCTCTTTCTAATAATTTAGCGTTATTCGCGCTTAGTTtgttagttggtcaagcaaatcttgtcagtagaaaaagacgcgaaattcaaattttctatgggatgataagccttcgcgcctacattttttaaatttgccgccatttcctACAACTTACATAggacaacaattttttttcttcaaaattgaatggtaataaaaacaaaatgaagttttattaaaagctttattgaaataaataatatccaaCCATGTAGCAAACAACCATATTTTAAGCTTTCAGAGTTGCATCTAACTCTCCACTGGCTTGTAGTTCTTTGATTATATCTAGCCCCCCAATCAGTTCACCTTTTACATAAAGTTGGGGATAAGTTGGCCAATCAGAGTATTCTTTTAGGCCTTGACGGACTTCCTCGTCAGTCAGTATATCAAAAGTGCCATATTGAACCCTGAAATGTAAACAACATAACTTGATAAGATAATTTTTTTGCAACCCAATTTGATCACTATTTAATAGTgattgcaattttatcaagcAACTTGTCTACCCAACTCAAATACTTGTTAA
The sequence above is drawn from the Cydia strobilella chromosome 2, ilCydStro3.1, whole genome shotgun sequence genome and encodes:
- the LOC134751003 gene encoding golgin-45 isoform X1, which gives rise to MDELTPFHPKIMSKTRTAGDGMESDEIATEAVQKVTGKSTIRTAGKETLLPGRLIQVYPTSVVRAEKKRQLNSKSPKFVPYEPYPAAVKPIVPQTVSKSKKSKNNMDINVLISQMSQMDTKLNEFKPRPKLTSSSSVDPAAVEPDKHNPEKAEMQANIDKLIEENESLKDQLKQQVQVNKELKTMLVASMGEDLEIQVQSLNEDKKHLADALLNSAQHLSTHQEQTEWLAGQCEVWRSKFLASSLMVEELANWKKVLNEKTVNLQQALKQLLDERCRTRDMMLCTYKNLYSLHEKWLENIAISEYVGNNKVYNQPIGNLNLNTTIPHSSNIIDLALVNLKLSENVSSSNEKPDISYLDNLPAETDGEKHAENIMAMPLEVKKVSEEPVNALVHHAYNSSSSTPRPIASCVHCNSKVQLL
- the LOC134751003 gene encoding golgin-45 isoform X2 produces the protein MSKTRTAGDGMESDEIATEAVQKVTGKSTIRTAGKETLLPGRLIQVYPTSVVRAEKKRQLNSKSPKFVPYEPYPAAVKPIVPQTVSKSKKSKNNMDINVLISQMSQMDTKLNEFKPRPKLTSSSSVDPAAVEPDKHNPEKAEMQANIDKLIEENESLKDQLKQQVQVNKELKTMLVASMGEDLEIQVQSLNEDKKHLADALLNSAQHLSTHQEQTEWLAGQCEVWRSKFLASSLMVEELANWKKVLNEKTVNLQQALKQLLDERCRTRDMMLCTYKNLYSLHEKWLENIAISEYVGNNKVYNQPIGNLNLNTTIPHSSNIIDLALVNLKLSENVSSSNEKPDISYLDNLPAETDGEKHAENIMAMPLEVKKVSEEPVNALVHHAYNSSSSTPRPIASCVHCNSKVQLL